GAAAACTCACTCCAGTACGAAGTTGAGGTAGAGCAGCCAGATCCGTACTTCGCAAAGATGCTCCAGCAGGCAATTGGCGGAGCCGAAGGCGAAATGCGTGTCGCGCTCCAGTACATGTTTCAGGCGTTCGCAGTGCCACAAGAGAAACAGGAATATCGAAATCTCTTGATGGAAACCGCGGTCGAAGAGCTCGGTCACATCGAGATGCTAGCGACTGCCGTCACTAAGAACCTCGAGGGCGCTCGTGACGAACAGATTGAGGATGCGCGCGAAGACCCCGTGATTGCAGCGATGTTGGACGGTGGACAGCCTCGTCAAGCACTCTCTGCGGGACTTCACGCAATGCCAGTTGACAGCAACGGCGTGCCGTTCAGTGGTGGGTATGTTGTCGCAAGCGGAAATCTCGCGGCAGATATGTACGCGAACGTTATGGCCGAATCCACGGGCCGACTCCTCGCGACGCGACTCTACGAGATCACGGACGATCCCGGGATGGAACACATGCTTGAGTACCTCATTGCGCGCGATACGATGCACCAGAATCAATGGCACGCAGCTCTTGAAACTATGGACGATCACATCCCTGTCCCGGCCAGCTTCCCGCAGGAGAAAGAGAATCAGGACGTGAACTATCAGTTCATGTCGACGTTCAAAGAAGAGCACAGTAATCCACGACAACGCTGGACCGAAGGCGAATCCATCGACGGGAAAAGTGAATTTTCCTATGGCCGCCAGCCCGGTATCGATACCGCCGATATCGAGGAAATGATCGACGAGATGTACAACGAAGCGAACTGAGATCACGCCGACACCACAAACGATCCGTTCCAATCTATGGACAGGCAAGAGAGACAGCGGCCCAATCGATCGCGCGAAGCCGCGACGAATGTGCCGGCACGAGCACTTTTTGCGGCTGGAATCTTCGGATTTGGATTCAGTGGTCTCATCGACGTGATTGTGCTCCACCACATTCTCCAGTGGCACCATCTCGTATCAGCGATCTATCCGATGACCACGCTCAGTGGGCTTCGGATGAACATCTTTGCGGATGGATTGTTCTCGATCGGAATGATACTCGTGATGGGGATCGGCGGGGGTCTCGTGTGGCGATCCGAGCGACGAACTAGTGTTCCGTTAGCGTTCCGGCCGCTGGCTGGGGCAGCTGTGATCGGTCTTGGGGTGTTCGATCTCTTCGATGTCGTTGTGAACCACGCAGTGTTAGGGCTTCATCACGCAGTATCCCGCGGAGGTAGATACGATCCCCATTGGGCCATAGTGAGCATCGGCATCATTCTTGTTGGCGTTTACGTCTATCGAACAGGGCTGAAAAATGAACGGGGAGCAGTGGACAACTCGTGACGACTCGAAACGAGCGAGTGCAACGTGATTCATAGCCCTTCCGTGCTCGTGTGGTTGCTATTGGTGTCCGTACCGCTTCATGGCAGGGTATCGTCTCCGCCGGTTCCCCACTGGGTAGTGCTTATCATTGCTGTGCTCGGTCTCTGGCTGATCATCGGAGGTGGTGTGTTGCTCGTCGATCGACTGCTCGACCGGCTTCTGAGCACGAGCTGATCCACAAAGCGGACTCAGTCAGCGATTGTTATTGATACGCCGAGTGGAACATAGGCATTGTTTCCGTAGCCCTTCTCATTCCAGGGATACCGATTCGATTCGATTCCGCGGAGTCCCTCCTCCGGAGCTGAAACGGTCGCTGGCTGACGCCGTCCTTTTTCATCAGTTGCTCGTGAAAGGAGTGTATACTCTCCCTGTGGAGCGTTCCAGACGTAGCGAAACTTTCGTACGGAATGACTGCCGAGATCGGGACCGATAAACTCAGCGTCATGCCACGTGTCACCACCATCCACCGAGACGTCGACACTCTCGACCGCATCGTCGCCGGACCATGCAATGCCAGTGATTTCAACACAATTGTCAGGGGACGTGAAGATCTCATCGCCATCCGTCGGTGACGTAATGAGCGACTTGGTCAGTTGATCGAAGAGGTAAGCATTTTCAATTTCATCGGGGCTTAGCAGCTGTTCGTGGGTATCGAACACATCAAGTGAGGAGTATCGCTTTGGTTTTTCGTCCTGTGCCGGGATAATGCGATACGAGGATTGCTGGTACTTGGTGTAGTCACGACCGTTGTTCGACTTCCACGCCTCACCCGAGACCATGCAATCCATCACGTGCAGTCGTTCGACCCACTTTACACTGTTATTTCCGAACCAGCCTGGGACGAGTAACCGTATTGGATAGCCGTGCTCGGGGGTCATCGGTACGCCATTCATCTCGTAGGCTAACAGGCAGTCGTCCACAATTTTTGACATTGGGATCGAGCGACAAAATACGTCTTCGTCGTCGATTGCTTCCCCACCCATGATAGAAAGCCAGAAACCGTCGTCTGTTACAG
The nucleotide sequence above comes from Halocatena marina. Encoded proteins:
- a CDS encoding manganese catalase family protein; translation: MFFHENSLQYEVEVEQPDPYFAKMLQQAIGGAEGEMRVALQYMFQAFAVPQEKQEYRNLLMETAVEELGHIEMLATAVTKNLEGARDEQIEDAREDPVIAAMLDGGQPRQALSAGLHAMPVDSNGVPFSGGYVVASGNLAADMYANVMAESTGRLLATRLYEITDDPGMEHMLEYLIARDTMHQNQWHAALETMDDHIPVPASFPQEKENQDVNYQFMSTFKEEHSNPRQRWTEGESIDGKSEFSYGRQPGIDTADIEEMIDEMYNEAN
- a CDS encoding DUF2243 domain-containing protein, whose amino-acid sequence is MDRQERQRPNRSREAATNVPARALFAAGIFGFGFSGLIDVIVLHHILQWHHLVSAIYPMTTLSGLRMNIFADGLFSIGMILVMGIGGGLVWRSERRTSVPLAFRPLAGAAVIGLGVFDLFDVVVNHAVLGLHHAVSRGGRYDPHWAIVSIGIILVGVYVYRTGLKNERGAVDNS
- a CDS encoding sulfite oxidase, whose amino-acid sequence is MTDDDSAKNTEQQPFSERYPGLEVLSAKPENAQVASRSQLESYLTPREEHYIRNHHRTPQIDEAEWEISLTGLVDEETELSIAEIKHEYATESVVHMMECSGNGRAYFEPAAAGDQWTTGAVGNAIWTGTPVREILHEYGAVTDDGFWLSIMGGEAIDDEDVFCRSIPMSKIVDDCLLAYEMNGVPMTPEHGYPIRLLVPGWFGNNSVKWVERLHVMDCMVSGEAWKSNNGRDYTKYQQSSYRIIPAQDEKPKRYSSLDVFDTHEQLLSPDEIENAYLFDQLTKSLITSPTDGDEIFTSPDNCVEITGIAWSGDDAVESVDVSVDGGDTWHDAEFIGPDLGSHSVRKFRYVWNAPQGEYTLLSRATDEKGRRQPATVSAPEEGLRGIESNRYPWNEKGYGNNAYVPLGVSITIAD